TGGCGCAGCCGTGGGCGATGCGCGAGAAGCTCGTGGACGGCAAGGGCAACTTCGGCTCGGTCGAAAATGATCCGCCCGCGGCGATGCGTTACACCGAGGCACGGCTCACGCATCTCGGCGCGGCGTTGATGCAAGACATGGACAAGGATACGGTGGATTACGTCTCAAATTACGACGAGCGTCTCACTGAACCGTCAGTTCTTCCCGCCGCGTTTCCCAACCTGCTCGTCAACGGCGGCACTGGCATCGCCGTCGGCATGGCCACGAACATGCCGCCCCACAACCTCGGCGAAGTCATTGACGGCATCTGCGCGCAGATTGACAACCCGGACATCACGATCCCGCAGTTGATGAAGTTCATCAAAGGCCCGGACTTTCCAACCGGCGGCTTCATTTGCGGCGTGGAGGGGATCAAGAATTATTTCGAGACGGGCAAAGGCAGCGTCAAGCTTCGCGGGCGCATCGGCGTCGAGGAGATGAAAGGCAGCCGCGAACAACTCGTCATCACGGAGATTCCGTTCAACGTGAATCGTGCCGGGCTGGAAGAACAGATCGCCAATCTGGTCAACGAAAAAGTCGTCACGGAAATTTCCGCGATGCGCAACGAGTCGGACGAACAGTGCCGGCTCGTGATTGAGTTGAAGCGCGAGGGCATCCCGAAGGTTGTCATCGCGAATCTTTTCAAGCACACGCAACTGGAGATCTCGTTCAGCGTCAACGCGCTGGCGATCGATCATGGCCGGCCCAAGACCCTCAATCTCAAGGTGATGATCCAGTGCTATATCGAGCATCGCCGTGAGGTCATCCTGCGTCGCACCCGCTTCGAATTGCGCAAAGCCGAGGAGCGCGCGGAGTTGCTGGAGGGCTACATCGCTGCTCTGTCGAACCTCGACGAATTCATCCGCATCATCCGTTCGAGCAAGACCCGCGACGAAGCGAAGATCAAGCTGCTGGCGTTTGAATGGGCGCGATCTCAGGTCGAGAAGTGGGGTATCCTGATTCGCAGCGAAGCCCGTCTGATCAACGGTCGCTACGCGTTGACTGAACGCCAGGTGGACGCGATTCTTGAACTGCAACTCTACCGCCTAACCGGATTGGAAATCAGCAAGGTTGACCATGAGTACAAGGCGCTGCTCGAAACGATCAAGGACCTCCTCGACATCCTGGCGAAGGAATCGCGCGTGATGACGATCATCAAGCAGGAGCTTCAGGCCATCAAAGCAAAGCACGCCACGCCACGCAAAACCGAGATCGTGCCCGACGAAGGCGAGATCGCCATCGAAGACCTCATCGTCAACGAGGGCGTCATCATCACGCTCACGCACAACGGGCTGATCAAGCGCACGAATGTCAGTTCCTATCGCGCGCAACGTCGCGGTGGCAAGGGCGTCATCGGCATGACCACGCGCGAAGGCGAGACCGCCGAAGACACAGACTTCGTCGAACATCTCTTTACGGCCAGCACGCACGATTACCTAATGTTCTTCACTAACACCGGTCGCGTCTATGTGGAGCGCGTGCATGAAATTCCGGACATGGGCCGCGCCGCCAAAGGCCGGAGCATCGCCAACCTTCTCGAACTCAAGACGGGTGAAAAAGTTGCC
Above is a window of Verrucomicrobiota bacterium DNA encoding:
- the gyrA gene encoding DNA gyrase subunit A, yielding MPDETEPNQPPQQPSGGAYSQGEKISKINVADEIKNSFLDYSMSVIISRALPDVRDGLKPSQRRILYAMEQLSLFPGRKHMKCAKICGQTSGDYHPHGEAVIYPTLVHMAQPWAMREKLVDGKGNFGSVENDPPAAMRYTEARLTHLGAALMQDMDKDTVDYVSNYDERLTEPSVLPAAFPNLLVNGGTGIAVGMATNMPPHNLGEVIDGICAQIDNPDITIPQLMKFIKGPDFPTGGFICGVEGIKNYFETGKGSVKLRGRIGVEEMKGSREQLVITEIPFNVNRAGLEEQIANLVNEKVVTEISAMRNESDEQCRLVIELKREGIPKVVIANLFKHTQLEISFSVNALAIDHGRPKTLNLKVMIQCYIEHRREVILRRTRFELRKAEERAELLEGYIAALSNLDEFIRIIRSSKTRDEAKIKLLAFEWARSQVEKWGILIRSEARLINGRYALTERQVDAILELQLYRLTGLEISKVDHEYKALLETIKDLLDILAKESRVMTIIKQELQAIKAKHATPRKTEIVPDEGEIAIEDLIVNEGVIITLTHNGLIKRTNVSSYRAQRRGGKGVIGMTTREGETAEDTDFVEHLFTASTHDYLMFFTNTGRVYVERVHEIPDMGRAAKGRSIANLLELKTGEKVAALIRVVAKSGKNNEDITWEQPDFLFFATQQGTVKKTALSEFANIRKGGIIAIGIDPGDALIEVKLTSGHNEVVLITHDGQSIRFSEEDVRSMGRPATGVRGINLEKGDAVVALAIVVPDATLLVAGENGIGKRTAFDEYRVQSRGGKGIITMKTGEKTGAVVGALTVRDADEIMLITVGGQMVRIPVQGIREAGRNTQGVKLINLDSGDKLQAIASVISEEKEEGEAETTAT